GTTAATATCAATAGATTTATCCGTGCCAAGGTCATCCATAGACTTAGGTCATACGTCATTaatctgagagagagagagagagagagagagagagagagagagagagagagagagagagagagagagagagagagagagagagagagagagagagagagagagagtgagagagagagtgagagagagaggggaggggagggaaggaaggagggagggagggagagaaagagagcagagagagggagggagggaggaagagagagcgagagagagcgagaggggagagagggagacagacagacagacagtgtgtgtgtgtgtgtatgtgtgtgtgaatgggtgggtgtgtaggacagacagacatacagatagatagacgcacagtgtttgtatatgtgagacaaacagacatgcaCAGTATTAGTGTATGTATGAGACAGATAGACAGTGagccacagacagacagacagacagacagacagacagacagacagacagacagacagacagacagacagacatcaaaCGTACAACACAGCAGCAGCAACTTTGTCAAATGCTAATGCGATTAATTCGATTATATGGAATTCTCTTCAAAGCAATCAATCATATAggcataacaataacaataagtGTAACGAATTTATTTCTTTGAGACActactattttttttctaaagttatgaaaaaaacagtaaaacaAGTACACACCCCTTACACATCCTGTACAGCGACACACGTCGTAAAACTTTGGACTCGACAACGGTAGCTGAATATTAATTGTGCAAAATCGCCAACAGGTTTTTCACTTCAAGGCGGCATATTTGTACACACTTTAGATTTACATGCACTACAGGTACTTAAGAACTTATAAAGTTCAGTTTAGTTCCCCCAGTTCAGGTACTTAGAAAACACGGTAATAGTGTAGTTAGAAGGCGCTGTGGTATCCAAGATAACCAAGAAGTAAAAGCAAACTTGATGCAAACTTTTTTTAGAtttgagcccccccccccactcccccCCCCAGTGCAGACCACACTTACCGATGTGAACTCCCCCACGCACACACACCATATTTTTaacatatcatgtatatatatatatatatatatatatatatatatatatatatatatatatatatatatatatatatatatatatatatatatatatatatacgtgtgcCTTACTATAGTTACTATAGTAACATGCTATAAATGACTATAATTGAATATTGCTATTTATTAGGAGAATACATtacttttggtattttttttattttttctttgtacatgtttatctaGAATCTTTGGAGcatgtaattattttcttaGTGTATCTCAGTACACAGCATAAATCCATGGTAGTTTATAATATAACTCGTTCAATAAAAACTAGTTTGACAAATGTAGCATTTGCAATTAATTTCTGATAATGCATACTATGGTAAATTtacctgtttgtggtattaCAACCATTAcaggagttatatagaaacgcctgtgatcagaacattgttttatcagtggtggacaatgaaAACTGTTTTTGAGGGTGCCGAagtgataagaagtagacttttttcgGCACCTTCAATGCCAGCTTCCATTGTCCATCACTGATAGACCaacgttctgatcacaggcgtttctatataacttATGTAATGGTAGTATAGCAGTAGAGTGCAGtgtatacccccccccccccatccccaccccagtCAGTTAAGATACTTAATTAACTAGATACGTGGAAAGAGACAGCACCTCGACTACCTGCCGTGATTTTGGCTCAATACACCGTGTCGCACCTTCTCCCATAGATACAGTACGTTCGTGTATATATCATACCCCATACCTACTACTGTATGGTCTAGTGTGGGCGGTCTTATACGGTCGCGCCGCCCCCAAACCTGACTCATAAATCTTTCGCACCTGCGCACACATATATAGACGGGAGATAGTAGTTTTGACACTAGTTGTGATCTTCTGGTGACCACGTTTAGAAGTTGATCAAGAACGTTGAAACTGCAAGCGACATGGCTTCTAACGCGGAGGGGTGCGGGCCAGGTAAGAGTAGAGTGTGCAACAGTTTGTTATATATTGTGTACCCAGTATATTATATTGTACACAGGACGGGCAAGTTGGGCCTCAATGTTTCGGTCTTTACAATAAAGCTGTAATAATTAAGTTTTGATGTCGATGTTTTTTTAgaccaaaacatttttttgtgtggaaCGATTACGTGTGTATCATTTTCATTGAAGTAAAATGGCGAATTGGAAAATTTTCGAACACGACCACATCATGTGTACGTGTTGAGAATGGGGTCAAACCTAACAGTATGGTCTCGGCGTGAGGTCAAAGTCGGGACGTCCTTTTCGTGTACGTGAGTTGTAACTCGGAAAATGTTCGCCCTTCCTTGTGCTTGCTACACATTCGACCACCAGGCAAGTCTGTTATAATTCTTGTGCACTCTTTCAAGAGATTCGGTAACTTTAATTTGACCATTTTGTATCGGGCATATTATGTAGAAAGGCTCATTACGGCAGACGAATTCGAAGTAAATTTGGGTGGctggcaaaaaaaaaagtgaaataagtCACGTATGATCATGAGCTGGGTGTTCTAGGTAGTAACTGCACCCCTACCTATTGCACAAAATAAACGAAAGCGTAGAGAATACTGCAATCACTGCTATACCGCGAAGTATGCAACACTTGGCACTCTATGCCCCGAAGTATGCAACACTTGCACTCGCGTGTGATACAAGTGTTTCTGTCGTTTCGCAGTCGTCAACTGTGTTTGCACACAGAGAGAGTTGGTGTCTAAACGCTATGCTAGTATACTAGtaatgtatattgtgtgtacacTGAGAGCAAAACATGTGAGAAAAGAGTTTAAAAGGGTCTATCGCGGTTTTCACAAAAAGTGCAAGTAGTCTAAACAAAGTGTTTTTCAAAGGTCGTTCCTCTGGAGCGTTCACGTAAGAATGCCGGCTCTGGCTGGCACGACACATTCAGAGGTCAAGGCTTCAATCCCCAGGTTATCACATTAAacgttatcttatcagtggagtcatgaGACTTACAATAAATTCCataataccgtgcagcttttctgtttgatacgaccacaaagaaaccaaaaacaaactgcatatgccacacttcaatagcaagatcgcattatttgctacattttagtctaaatgaaacaaaaaatgtaaatgtattgcaactccattcAGACATTCGTctcacaccccccccccctccacccatGTACCAGTGTTGGTTTGATTGTTTTTACTCCAAACAGCGAAATGGAGAAGTGTTATTAGGATCATTGAAcatatgttgtttttgttttgaaaacttcCATTTCAGTATTCAAGACATTCAATTCCAGCTCATGGACGTGTCGAGTCTTGAATCAATGAATGTTGTCTCGGGTGGCACCAGCACTAAAGAAACACAGACTGCCTTTTAAAAAGTCcatgtatttaatttgaacAATGGGGAAAATATACTATGTGTAACATCAAACCACTCTATCGTAACCTGAGTTATAACTGACAGCCATCGTAATACAAATCGAAAGTTGCTGGGCACTGAAAGGATATCGGGGTGACCCGAGAGAGTTTATGTATAACGAAAACAAACTCACTTCACCCTGTTTACCAAGTAAAGACAACTAACCTACATAACTTTCTCCAAAGTTAATGCTCCCTAGCTAGCAATAATAAATGCATGGCTTTTATGAAGACAACCTTAGAATGTAAATACTCAAAGTAATTGAAGACATCCCTTGTATTTGTGTTTGCACTGCTACCTGCGCATGACCTCTCTGACTGGTTTATTCTGACCATTTTTTCAATGTGAATATGACTTTTCTGTTTCCAGTACGTTGGATTTGTATTCTCTCTTCATGTGTGGACTGTACGTTCTAGTACTATAGTTATTAGGATAGGCCATTTCAGAGTGCAACAAAGGCActatataatagtaataatatttatttctttaaaaacgaCTTCCATGTAAAAAAGACATCTCAAGACGCTGTACAATACAATCATAAAATATACGTAAAATAAAacgtgagggggggggggggggaaatgaacaatataatctaattttaaaacgctaaaaataaattactaaaaatgtcatgttaaaATAGAAGTAGCCGCTTCGCACAATGAactttctaaaaaaaaagatgagTTTTTTAGACTAGACTTAGAAACATTAGAACTACAGAGTTTTTGGGGTAACCTTTTCCACACCCGTACCGTGGAGCACAAATAGCGAAAGATCTATCCCCCGAAAAAACATTCAACACGTCGTGACTTTAGGACAGACTACAATAAAGCCATGCCGATATATAAGCATTTCTAAAACGTCTAGTACTACATATTCTAGCAATCATTTAGGTCTATTAAATTGTTTTCAGTCTTATTGCCATTGTTATGCATGTgttcatgtatttttttgttgttgttgcatgcTTGAAGGTGAGACAATTTTGTGGGCTCGTTATTTGGTTTTATGCAACATTCAGTACAGTAAGATACTGACTACGTACGTCATACTTGTTGACAAGCAGACAACATGCACCTTCACAGCATGACCTGTAACCCCTCGTGTTTATAGCAGATATTTAAGTATAATGAATGCGCTCAAATAAACGACTCTACCTTCGAGCACAGGAATGGCCGTCCATGACCCTACGTAGTTGTTCGCGCTACAGAAtgaaaggtcataggtcataggtcacacTATCACTCTCTTTTACGAAGTGACATCGACCTGTTGGCAGAGGCAGAAGATAAATCAATCCGCACAAATGAACTTAAGAATTTGGTTTATGAATAGTTAAGTTTGGTTTGGTTGGgtgtttattttaaaatgtgcaAGAAAGGTTTGGAGCTGGGGAGTGCGAAAATCATGCAATTTATATCAACTGCGCATGCTCAAAAGAGTGGCGTTTTTGCAATATTATATAGCATGTATACTTGAAAGAAATATTGTTCGTAGTATCATGACTACAATGGTTTTGTATGTAAACGCCTTCTtcatcataaatattttgttttaaaaaaactcGGCAAACTTGTGTTTCTAAGCATGGCgttcattatgtatgtatgtgtttaatTAGTGCATGGTAGAATGTCCCTCGGGGAAGAATTTAACTGAACATCCAAATTCTTAAAATCTTTCCAAACTTTGTCACATGACGTCTTGTTCTTGGTTCTTTTGAAATTCGGAGATTCAATTTtttggtatttaaaaaaataaataaaaggaaATCGACATTTTTTTAGTTTCGAGGTATGCgattgtgatattttatttcataaccTCTACTTCAAACCGCCTTGGTGGGCGACCTCTGGTTTTTCTTTTGTAGATTTTAGCTGCTAGAGGGTGGAAAACAAAATGACAGCAAACAAATCTAAAACTCCCAGTTCCGAAAATGTAGCCTTGGGTATCACGCGGCTTATCATGAATACCCTGTTCATTTATGGATGTCTTATAGGTTGACCTTTATCTAGTACGATTATATTGTCATTCCTTCCTTGCGAAAGATGAAAGACCACTCATTCTTTAGTCACGCCGAAGCTGCTACGCGATGTAAAGGAGAAAATTAAAGAGAAAACTTCGAGAAAAAACCTTAGTGTCATTTATTACGATGGTTGTCCTTATTTCAAAGTTTCTCAAGACAATATACCCCGTACTTGTTACTGGTAAATCGAGAACAGTGGTACACAATTCACGGTTGAATGAAAGGTTAATGTACGTACTATGTGTACCGTACCTGTCCGGCTGAAAGTTTGCCTTGTTCCTCTACGCATCGATAGACTTGTGTATCTTTTGTTCATTACTGCATATattatggagatagaaatactTAATAGTTGAACAATAGATACCCGTTCCTTGTGCCGAGGTGTACTAGACACAGGTCGAGGAGAACGACATCGACTCCCTAGCCTCGTTCTATGGTTGTTCAAATGTTTAAaatggcacaaactgagtttatgcGTTGAGGGCGTAGTTTTCCTTGTAGATGGATGGATACCTGGTGAATTGAATGATATAAAATGCGGGGAGGGCGTTTAGCTGGCGCGGTTTTTATGTGTCCTcccactgggggggggggggtctgtcaTCCCTCTCTGGTTTCAACACAAACAAGTACTAGTAAATGTTTTAGTTGGTTTCAACTTGCCCGCCAGTCCACCGCTCAACAAATATTGTGGATGATTAACCCACTCTCCACCAGGAAAACGTTTGTGCTTTCCACCATACTAACAATTCATTTTGGCGTACTCAATGAGGATTACCATACAGACATCATCATGCTTTCCTCTCCCACagtatcaaaatcaggactaTACCCGGCTGAAATTCTTCCATGAATTGTTTGCTCcgagtcccccccccctcccctagTACGATCGAAAAACTTGGCCACCCACTAGAAAATtgctttttcttcttctttgatTTCACCTGCATGGAGGTAGAAACTAGTCCTTCCAACCTCAATGTGATAATCAACGTGTAATACGACGTACAACTGGTGAAGAATACAGGGACAAAATAACCACATTTTCTTACCGTTAAAGAAATGAGATACCTTCTTTTCAGATCGTAGCGTCGCCCATTCCTCGGTGTATCTCCTACTAAAATAAGCGaattaatgtttgttttgaGTGTACTTGTGTCATGTGAATCCACCTCAGTATACGGCGGGGTGATTTGAATGACTGCTCAGTCAGCCAAGAaaacagacaaccaacaatactTGTTTTACCCAGTTGTTTGTTGTTCACAAATGTATcttgtcattgtacatgtaaaaggCTAACAGCGATTTCAATACAAACAAGATGGAGTAAAAATAGTGACGTCATCATTCATATTCGTAACATTCTATTCTATGTATCCACACATAGAATCAAGATTACGCGTCCATATGACATAAAACATTATTGAATGACCgttacaaattaaacaattttcatgattttgttttctttgttatgCAGGTACATACAACTATGTCATCGTTGGAGCTGGTCCCGCTGGTCTTCAGATGGGTTATTTCCTCAACAAAACGAAACGTAAATACGTCATTCTGGAGGCCAATGATGTACCAGGTTCCTTCTTCAAGACACATCCAAGACATCGTACCTTGATCTCCATCAACAAACGCTTCAATCCTTTCCCCGAGGCCGAATTCAACATGAGGCATGACTGGAATTCTTTGCTCAGTGACGACCCGGAGATGCGCTTCACCAAATACTCCGAGGAACTGTTCCCGAGCGCCGATGACTTCATCCGATACATTGACGATTTCGCCAGGAAATtcgatatcaaaattaagtacAACACACGAGTCAAAGCAATCACCAAGGTAACAGATGACGAGTATGCAAACTTCGCCCTGACAACCACCGATGGCGCAGAATACCGCAGCAAAGTGTTGCTCATGGCAACAGGAGCTCGATCTGAATTGATACCAGAGAGTATTAAAGGGTGGGAGAATATGGAAACGTACGCCACTCACGACGTCGACGCAAAGAAATACGATGGAAAAACTGTTTGCATCATTGGTAATGGTAACAGCGCCTTTGAGACAGCCAATCATCTTGCAGGCCACGCTAGCTTGTTACATATATTTGGAGATCGAAAACTGAAACATGCCTGGAACACCCATTTCGTAGGCAAGTAGTGTTGTTTATTAAAACTTGAAGTTCAGTCAAATGAAATAGAGTTTATCTTTCAAAGACCATACAGGCTTCTGAGGCTGCGTACAGAATCGAAAAGTTCTAAACAATTGCACAGATACAATTTCTTTTCTCCCACTACTATACTAAACGACAAACGACCTGCCTTTTTAATGGAAAGGTACGTTTATTCATCCTCACcatatttttaacaaaaagtTGACCAGAAGTGAGAAAATATTAATGGCATGTGCATAATTTCATCTAGGGTTTTCAAAACCTAACGCGTGATCACACGTATCAGTTACCTAACACGTGATCTGTTTGTTACCTAGGTGATCTACGTGCAGTGAACAACACTGTTCTGGACATGTACCAGTTGAAATCACTCCATACATATCTAACTATGAAGCTGACATCAGTTGACAAACTGCCAGATGGTAAACTTCTGTGTgtatttgatgacgtcataacaCACTGGCGGGATGCACAAGGCCATTTTTTCCTGAAGCCCCCTCCTTACGATCACGTGATTTGTTGTACTGGTTTTAAGTACGTGGACACAACACTGTTTGCTGATGATATTAAACCAGGTAATTTTATCAATTAAAGTTACTCTTCTCTTCTACTGAAAGCAAACGTGAGTTGTTTTTCTTATAATTAATAACATCCTATggttttcatacatacatacatacatacatacatacatgcatacatacatacatacatacatacatacatacatacatacatacataaatacatacatacatacatacatacatacatacatacatacatacatacatacatacatacatacatacatgaaggGTTTATCTCTCAGACCAAGATCGGCTATAG
The sequence above is drawn from the Glandiceps talaboti chromosome 21, keGlaTala1.1, whole genome shotgun sequence genome and encodes:
- the LOC144451338 gene encoding FAD-dependent oxidoreductase domain-containing protein 2-like; this translates as MASNAEGCGPGTYNYVIVGAGPAGLQMGYFLNKTKRKYVILEANDVPGSFFKTHPRHRTLISINKRFNPFPEAEFNMRHDWNSLLSDDPEMRFTKYSEELFPSADDFIRYIDDFARKFDIKIKYNTRVKAITKVTDDEYANFALTTTDGAEYRSKVLLMATGARSELIPESIKGWENMETYATHDVDAKKYDGKTVCIIGNGNSAFETANHLAGHASLLHIFGDRKLKHAWNTHFVGDLRAVNNTVLDMYQLKSLHTYLTMKLTSVDKLPDGKLLCVFDDVITHWRDAQGHFFLKPPPYDHVICCTGFKYVDTTLFADDIKPDTKTDGKFPVLSTTWESNVPNMYYMGTSMQCTDRKAASGFIHGFRYNVRSLYHLLEERYNDIPYPRENIPLNLDCLAEKVVGRTSIGDSIYQMNNVLCHVLAIRDFKSGKQDEVSAIYFEDLPKPYVLENLSDRFKDYKHVFVIVLAYGFEEFGDSAKDALDFVHTPDFEDEHCLAFLHPVITYFKDGKNVGVIRLAESLVLRYDVPNFLDQNPDMNKNRMKNFFNKHLNLEPGKTFNASFLGSIDILKEKVIPFTEEEKARLPDLSQYKHCLPYSIDLLTMER